The Nisaea sediminum genomic sequence CTCGACCTGAAACCTCCGGGTCTCAAGGTGTTGAGCATCGACACCCGACATTGACTGTTGCAGCCACTTTGCCGCGTGATCGAGTACCAGAGGCGCACCGCGGTTTGGACCGCTGATGCTCTTCTTGATCCAGGCCTCGAGCTTCTTGTGCTGCTCTTCGTCAAGCGTACCGTCGACGGAATATGTCCCGGACGCCCATGCGCCGTTTGCATGCAGATCGGCGTGCGCGGCCTCGGTCGCGAGTGAAAGCCCAATTGCCTCACGGGCCAACTTGACCGCGTCCATTCCGAGCCAGCTATTCCAGGACGGCCCGCGGATATGCCAGATGGCCTCCTGCGGAAATTCTTCCTGTTTGCCGTCCGCGCCTTGAACCAGATATCGCAGGCGCCCTGAGACCTCGCGTTTCACCGTCACATTGCCGGGCTCTAACGGAATTAGTTCCATCAGTTTCCGATTGACGACGTTTTTGAACGAGTAGTGGTTTCCCGCCAGCAGCAGGTGCAACATGATCGTTTCACGGTACTCAAAGCTGGTCTGCCACTCGTTCGGGCGCCGGTGCAGCAGGTCAAAAACCGGATGGCCTGTCGCTTCTTTCCGCTCGTCGCCGCTTTTCTGAAACAGCTTGAACGGAACCTGCGCAACGCCGTTGCTGAGAACCCGGACACACGCCAGAACCGCCATTGTTTGAAGGGCGGTCTCGTGTGTCACAACCTGCCCGGATCGTGCGCGGCGGATGAAATCCGGCCAGAATTCCTCCTGAAACGCCACGTTCTTGCGAGCGGGCGAAAACAGCGATGAGAAAATCCCGCGCATCAGCTTGTCCGGCCGACCGAACCGAATAGGCCAAGGCCGGCCGCAAGTGCCCCGCCAACGATCCAACCGGCCGGCGCAAGGAGCTGCCAGGCGCCGAATGCGATCGCCGCGGCGCCTCCGAATACCAGAACGACGTCAAGAGCCCGCCC encodes the following:
- a CDS encoding phage portal protein, which gives rise to MRGIFSSLFSPARKNVAFQEEFWPDFIRRARSGQVVTHETALQTMAVLACVRVLSNGVAQVPFKLFQKSGDERKEATGHPVFDLLHRRPNEWQTSFEYRETIMLHLLLAGNHYSFKNVVNRKLMELIPLEPGNVTVKREVSGRLRYLVQGADGKQEEFPQEAIWHIRGPSWNSWLGMDAVKLAREAIGLSLATEAAHADLHANGAWASGTYSVDGTLDEEQHKKLEAWIKKSISGPNRGAPLVLDHAAKWLQQSMSGVDAQHLETRRFQVEEVARGLGVIPMMIGVTEKTATYASAEQMFIAHVVHGLAPHYERIEQSADVNLLTKEDRQAGFYTKFNADGLMRGAAKDRAEFLWKIWSMGAINSNEVRELLDRNPYDEGSIYRVPSNTMAVEKGSKSLSGGEDPGVEPPRRPSPN